The region GATGTTGATGAAGATCGAGAGGATGAACAGCCAGGTCGTGTTCCGCCTGAGCCTCTGCGAGAACAGCGATAGGGGCAACACCATGTTGCACGTGTACAGGATCGCCGACGCCCACCAGTACTGGCCGAAGACGCGGTTCCAGAAATAATCCTGCTCCACCTGGAGCCCGCTGTACCACGCGATGAACCACTCGACCATGTACGCGCAGCCGACGACCAGCGACGTGAACAGGGCAAGCTTCGCCGCCGCGTCGAGATGATTGAGCGTCACGTAGTGCTGCAGCCGGAACCACTTTCTCACCGGAATGATGATCGTGAAGACCATCCCGAGTCCCGAGAAGATCGCGCCGGCCACGAAGTACGGTGCGAAGATCGTCGTGTGCCAGCCGGGGGGCAGGCCCATCGCGAAGTCGAAGGAGACGACGGAGTGGACCGACAGCACCAGCGGCGTCGAGAACGCCGCCAGGAAGAGATAAGCCCGCGCGAAGTGCCGCCACTCCCGGTCGCTGTTCCGCCAGCCGAGCGAGAGCACGGCGTAGATCCGGCGGCGGACCGGGTTTTTCTCCCGGTCGCGCAGCACCGCGATGTCCGGAATCAGGCCGATGTACAGGAACGTCGTCGAGACAGTGAGGTACGTGAGGATCGCGAACACGTCCCATACCAGCGGGCTCTTGAAGTTCGGCCAGATGTAGCGCCAGTTCGGGTACGGGATCAGCCAGAAGAACTTCCACGGGCGGCCGAGGTGCAGGATCGGGAACAGTCCCGCCGTCATGACCGCGAATACGGTCATCGCTTCGGCACAGCGGTAGATCGTCGTCCTGAATCCGGCCCGGAACAGGTACAGAATCGCGGAGATCAGCGTGCCCGCGTGTCCGATACCGATCCAGAACACGAAGGTGATGATGTACACGCCCCACATCACCGGCGGGTTGTAGCCCGCGACTCCGAGCCCCGAGTAGATCTGGTACATCCACGCCGCGATGCCGATCAGCAGGAACGTGATGGCGGTGAACAGCCCGATGTACCAGGCCCCGGTCGGACTCAGCGTCGCCGAGATCTCGTTGTCTACCTGCTCGTAATCCCGGACCGCGGGGAGCTGCACGTCCGCCGACGCGATGTTCGGCCGGTGCAGCACCTCCAGGTCGCGCGCTTCGTCCACGGGCTTGGCTGCGGCTGCCATGGCTAGTGTGCCGCCTGCGGAGCCGCGCCGGCTCCGGTGGTCGCGCCGGCTGCCGCGGTCGCGGCTCCCTCGCGTGGATGATTCACTTTCTTCAGATAGACGACCGCCGTGTAGGTGTTCAGCTCCTCGAACACGTGATACGCCCGCTCGTCGTCGATCAGCTTCGTCACGGCCCACGACGAGTCCGCCGCGTCGCCGAACGTGATCGCGCGCGACGGGCACGCCTGCGCGCACGCCACCGTGAACTCGTCCGCCTGCAGCGGCCGCTTCTCGGACGACGCTCTATGCTCCGCCTCGCGGATGCGCTGGACGCAGAACGTGCACTTCTCCATCACGCCCTTCCCGCGGACCGTGACGTCCGGATTGAGCTGCCAGTTGAGCGGCTCGGGGAACGCGTACTGCGACCGGTTCGGCTCGCCGTAGCCGAACCAGTTGAAGTAGCGGACCTTGTACGGGCAGTTGTTCGAGCAGTACCGCGTCCCGACGCAGCGGTTGTACACCTGCACGTTCAGCCCGTCCGGGGCGTGATACGTAGCGTACACCGGGCACACCGGCTCGCAGGGGGCGTTGCCGCAGTGCTGGCACAGCATCGGAATGAACCGCGTCTCGAAATCGCTCCCGCCGTCCTCTCCGCCCTCGAAGTACCGCTCCAGCCGGATCCACGCCATCTCGCGGCTGCGGACGATGTTCGCGCCGAAGCCGGTGCGATCCGGGAACACCTTCGCGTTCTGCCAGTCCCCGCCGACGGTGGGAATGTTGTTCTCCGCGTAGCACGCGGTAACGCACGCCGAGCACCCCGTGCAGCGCGCGAGGTCGATCGTCATCGCCCAGCGACGCTTCGCCATCCCGCTCCAGTGGTCGGGATGGTACATCCCCTTGTCGTTGGAGTTGGGGTCGCCGAGGTCGCCCTGCGCGTCGTTCGCGACGGGCGCGCGCAGTCCCGGGAGGAACTCGCGGCTCGCCATCCCTTCCATCTCGGGCACGACGTGTCCGTCTTCGTGGTGCCCGCCTTCGTCCGCGCCGTGCGCATCCGCCGCGGCGGGCGCGTGCGCCTGACCGAGCGAGCCGGCTGCTACCGCGCGCGCGATTCCGCGACCGTGCTGGCGCGCCGAGCCTTCGGTGGTGACCAGCTCGTGATGCCCGCCGGCCTTCGTCACCTGCGCCTTCGTGCTGACGTACGCCAGCGCGCCGCTCGAGTCGGCGGCGGCCGCGGGGAGCAGATCGAGCGCGTTCATTCCCGCTCGCGCGTACCGGCCCGAGTGGTCCCGCCCGCGGCCGATCGCGATCGCGACCGTGTCCTCGCGCACGCCGAGATAGACGAGCGCGGGGAGCGTGAGCGATCCCGCCGCAGTCTGCACCGTCAGGAGATCGCCGTTCTCGACGCCGAGCCGCTCTGCCGCGCGCGGATGAATCTCGGCGACCGTCTGCCAGCAGATCTTGGTGACGGGATCGGGCATCTCCTGGAGCCACGGCTTGTTGGCGCCGCGCCCGTCGCCGAGGAGCGGGTGCTGGTACAGCATCAGGTACATGTCGCCGCGCGTGGACTCGATCGCCGGGCTCGCCACCGCGGTGACCGCCGCGGCGCCCGTTCCGCCCGCGATGGCTCCAGCGGTCACGCCGCTCGGCAGCGCTTCCGTGAGGCCGCGCGCTCCTCCCGGGAACCGCGAGATCAGCCAGTTGCGATAGCCCGGCTCGGGGGTCTGCGCCGCCGTGGAGGGGCTGCGGCGGGACAGCTCGAGCAGGACGTCGGCCGTCGCGCGCGTGTCGAACACCGGCTCCATCGCCGGCTGCTGGAGTCCGATCGTGCCGCGCACCGGCGCCGCGTCACCCCAGCTCTCGAGCGAGTGGTTGTCCGGCAGGATGAGATCGCACAGCTCCGTGGTCTCGTCGGGCACGCTGGAGAAGCTGACCTTGAATGGAACCTTCGCGATCGCTTCCGCGACGCGCGCCGCCTTGCCGAAGGCATGCACTGGATTGACGCCTCGCACGAACAGCAGCGGAACAGTCCCGGCGCGCATCCGCTCCACCGCCGCGCGTACAACCGCGGGAGAATCCATGCCGTCGTAAGCGGTCACTGCTTCGGCGACGTTTACGGTCGAGCCGACGTTCCCCGCGTTCAGCGCGTTCACCGCGAGCGCGAGCTGCATGGCTCCCGGTCCGCTGCCGCCGGCCAGCGCGAGGTTCGGGCGCAGTGCGGTGAAATCCTGCTGCAGGCTCGCCAGCTGTTCGGCGGGCACACCGGAGGCCGCGGCTGCCGCTGCTACCGGAATGCCTCCGGCAAGCATGCGCACGATGAAGAGCTCCTTGCCGGGCATGCACGGGATCCACTCGTCCGCGTTGAGACCCGTGAGCGACCGGCGCGGGCCTACATAGATCAACCGCGGCGCGTTCGCCACGTCGGCACGGGCGTCGGCCCAGGCGAGCTGCTGCGAGACGCTCGGCCCCCAGCTGTCGAGGAAGTCGGCGCCGAAGGAGATCACCATTCGCGCGGCGCGGAAGTCGTACCGCGGCCAGGAGACGCCGTACGTCTGCCGGTTGGCGGCGATGGCGGCGAAGTCGCTCTGCGCGTCGAAGCTGATGTGCGGCGGCATGCCGATCGCGTTCAGCCACGCGTCCAGGAATCCGGGGAAGCTACCGCTCTCGTGCTGGTTGATGAACACCGCGGACGACGCGCGCCCGCCCGCGCGCGTCTCGCCGAGCTTCTGCGCGAGCAGCTGCAGCGCCTGCTCCCACGTCACGCGCTCGAGCGTTCCGTTGCGCCGGATCATAGGACCGCGGAAGCGGTCGGGGTTGTACAGCCCCTGCACCGCCGCCTGCCCGCGCGCGCAGATCGCGCCACGGCTGAGCGGATGCTGCGGATTCCCCTCGACCTTGATGACGCGCCCGTCGCGCGTCTCCGCCAGTACGCCGCATGCGGCCGAGCACTCGCGGCACGTGGTCGCGTAATAGTTCGACACTCCCGGCACCGTCTCGTCGGGCGAGACGAGGTACGGGATGAGCCGCTCGACCTCGCCGGTGCCGCAGCCGATCGTGGCGGTAGCCGTGCCGGCGCCGAGAACCTTGAGAAAATCTCTGCGCTTTACCGACATACGGCGCTATTAGCTCTTGGCTGTTGGCTATTAGCTCGAAGCGATTGTCCGTTGGTAGTTAGCCAACAGCCAATAGCCAATAGCCAATAGCTCTCTTTCAGTGGTGGCATGTCGAGCAATCGTATCTCGCCCTGAAGGGCGGATTGGATTTTCCGATGTGACAGCTCACGCACCACCCCATGCCCAGCGACTGCGTCTGGGACACCTGCGCCATGTTCTGCACGTTGCCGTGACATGTCTGACAGGAAACGCCGGCGCCCACGTGCCGCATGTGGGGAAACTTCACGTACTCCGGCAGCTTGTGGATGCGGACCCATGGCACCGGCTGCTGCCTCGTCCAATAGCCGGCGAGCTTCTGGATCTCCGGCTTGGCCGCGCCTGCCACCGTGTGACAGCCCATGCACGTGCTCATCGCCGGCATGCCGGGATCGGGCGATTTGTTCGCGGCGAAGTGGCAATACAGGCAGTTCATCTTCAGCGTCTGGACGTGGATCGGGTGCGGAAACCGGACCGGTTGCGTCGGGCTGTTGCCCGTGCGGGACGAGGCGCCGCTGTATGCGGATACGATCGCCGCCAGGGTGGCGAGCGCAAAGAAAGCCGGCACTGCTGCCCACTGACGCCGCAGTTTCATCAATACTCGAGAGAGTGCATTTGGGGAGGCCTTGTGAAGTTTTTCACAAGGAGTCGGAATGAAGATTAGTCTGACTCTCGGCTCGCGCAAGCGCCCTCAGCACCTCGATCGCCATCGCGCGCAGCAAGTCCAGCTCGCGCGCATCCGGCGCGGCGCGGAAGACCAGCGTACGGACGGACCGCATGATGTGCTCGTGGTTTCTCGTCTTGAAGAAGTCGATCGCTTCGAGCGCCTTCTCCGCGTCGGCAAACATCAATTCGTAGTGCCCTGCCGTCGGTGGCGGGGCCTGCTTCCTCGGAGGCGGCAGCTCCCGCGTCGAGTCCGACGCGCGCAGATGCAGCTCGTACGCCGCGAGGAGCACCGCCTGTGCCAGATTGAGGGACGCGTGCCCGGTGGTCGGTATCGTCACGACGACGTGGCACATGTCCAGCGCTTCATTCGGGAGACCGTGATCCTCACGGCCGAACAGCAGCGCCACCGGACCGTCCCGCTCGAGCAGCTCGCGAGCCGCTTCCTTGGGCGTGGTTATCCGCCATTTCGCGGCCCGCCTGCGCGCCGAAAAGCCGGCGACGGCGACGCAATCGGCGACTGCCTCCTCAAGCGTGGGGAAATGCTCGATGGCGCCGAGAATGTCCGCGGTGTCGTGGGCGATACCCTCGAGCCGCCACGGATCGTATTCCACGGGCCGCACCAGCCGCAGCCTGGCGAGCCCCATGTTCTTCATCGCGCGCACGGCGGCGGCGATGTTGACCGGGTCCTGCGGCTCGTACAGGACGACGCGGATCGCGTCGAGCGCGGACCCGGTCACTGCTTCATCAGCTGCGGATCAGGGGATCGGCTTCCGCCCCGTGATGATGCGGTACAGCACGACGATGATGGCGATGACGAGGAGGATGTGAATGAGACTGCCTCCAACCGGCATCACGAACGCGCCCAGCAACCAGAGAATGAAGATGATTACGGCGATCGTCCACAGCATGACCGAGCTCCTCTAAGAGAGTGAGTACTGCCCGCCAGCAACAGCGCGTACCGCACCGGCAACAGTCGTACCGTTACAGCTGTGACTAGTGACTAGTGACTAGTGGCTAGTGACTAGTGGCTAGTCAACTGAAAACCGCGGTTCCTAGTCACTAGTCACTAGCCACTAGTCACCGTTTCAACGCGGGCCCCGCTCCACGAACTCCTTCTTCGGCGGATCGGCCTGGTGCAGCTGCATGCGGCCGAGCAGGATCCGTCCGGCGCGAACGTCGTGCCCCATGTCTATCAGGAGAATGGCGAGATCGCCGCTCCCCCACAATAGACCCGCGAGAACTACGAGCCGGCTGGTCTCGGCGAGCAGCGTCGGGATCGCCGCCCTGCCTTGCGCCACCAGCCCCGTGATTATCTCCGCCACGAGCAGCAGGAGGAGAATTATCGCCATCAGCTTGAACAGCTTGGACAGATACCGCAAGCCGACGTACGGCTGGAGATCGTCGGCGCGCACCTGCATCGTCGGATCCCCCGGATGGTCGCGCTTCGGCGTGGTCCGGTATTCGTCCTGCTCCGCTGCTGTGATATCGCCTGTCATCATGCTTCTCCGGTTGCGGTCACCAACGCGCCCTGTACCCGCGCGTGTCGATGTGAGTAAAGGGGCCGTGGGCGGCGTTCGCCCGGTACACACCTATCCCGCCTATCAGCGAAGGATGTGCCCGTTCGACGCGCTCGGCCGCGGAACGAATGAATTGTGCGTCTCCGATGTCGACCCGGCCGTCCCTGTTCAGGTCGTCCATGCTGCCGTTCCCATCGTTGTCGATGTAGATGTCGGCGGCGTCCCCGTACATGTGCCGGCTGAGCGACGCCCGGCCGCGCGTGTCGCCCACTCCACTGTTGTACTGCGGCGTACGGAAGCCGCTCATCACGCGCACACCCCTGGTGTCCACGCCCTGCTTGCGCAGCTCTTCCAGCACCAGCTCGAGCTTATCCAGCAGTTTGGTCTCGAGGACCAGGTATTTCGGCCAGACGTTGAACTGATCCTTCGGGAGGAAATCCCGCAGCCGGAAGTGCTCCGATACGTATGTATCCCGGTTCTCCAGCGTGACTTCGATGAAGCCACGGGGCGGCGCGTAGTTGCCCTTGGCGGCGGCGCCGCCCCGCGCCGAGGGCCAGTTGCCGATGTAGTACAGGCCGATCCGTCCGCCCTTGGCCGCGCTGGCCGGCTTGAGCGTTATGACGCGGAAGTCGGTCATCGGCTTGATAGCGCTCCCGACCTTTATCGCGAGACTCCAGATGCCCGCCCGCCGGGGCGCGCGCGGCGCCGAGCCTGCCTCGGTACCGGCGACAGTCACGATCGCTCCGCTCGGGAGCGTATCCCGCAGAATCGGAGCGCCCTCGGCGGAGATCTGCGCCCGGAGCCGGCCGCTCTCGCCGCGAAGCGGCACGAACGCGTTGAGCACGGCGTCGGTGAGGTACGCGGTTGACGTCGCATTAGGCTCGGTTATCGAGGCCGCCATCGCCGACGCCGCGGGCGCGACGGCCGTGCTGTCCCCCCCCCAATTCGCCGACGTCGGCCGCGCCGTGGCGATGGACCACGACCAGCCCATCGCGATGAGCAGCACGAACACGCTCGACAGCACGTTGAACGCGCGCTCGCTCCGCGTGGAGAGCCCCGCGCGATGGTACCAGCGCGACGGCCGGGGTGGCACGCGAATCGCCCAATCAGACATACTTCGCCGCTTCGCGCAGGACCCTTCTCGGCTTTCTCTCTTTTCCGGCAGCGTTCACCGCATGGATTGGTTTCGCGAGCTCTATCATCTGCTGTCCGATCTCCCGACCCTGATCAAGTGGGGCGGATACGTCGGTCTTACGACTATTGTATTCACGGAGACGGGCCTCCTCGTCGGCTTTTTTCTGCCGGGCGACTCTCTGCTCGTCACGGCCGGGCTGCTGGCTTCGCAGGGTTTTCTAAACGTATACGTCATGGGCGCGCTGCTGACAGTGGCCGCGATCGCGGGCGATTCCGTGGGTTACTCCATAGGCCGCGCCGCGGGCCCGCGGCTGTTCCGCCGGGAAGACTCGTTTTTCTTCAACAAGAAACACCTCTATCGAGCCCATGATTTTTACCTCCGGCACGGGGGCAAGACCATCGTCATTGCGCGTTTCGTGCCTATTTTGCGGACCTTCGCCCCCGTCGTGGCCGGCGCCGCCGACATGCCCTACCGCAGGTTCATCTTTTTCAACATTGCCGGCGGCATCGGCTGGATCTGGAGCATGCTCATGGTCGGCTACGTGCTCGGCCGCTACATCCCCGGCATCGAGAAACGCATCGAGTGGGTGATCGTCGCGGTCATCGGGCTGTCGCTGGTGCCGATTCTCGTCGAATACTTGAAGTCGCGCAAGAAAAATGTGACTAGTGACTAGTGACTAGTGACTAGTAACCGCCCCGCCCCCTACCCCTTTCCACGTCTTCCGCATTTACTAGTCACTAGTCACCAGTCACTAGTCACAGTTCTTAAGTCACTAGTCACGGTTTCCAAGGAGCCCCCATGCCGCACTCGCTGCCTCCCCTGCCGTACGATTTCGGCGCGCTCGAGCCGCACATCGACGCGAAGACGATGGAGATCCACCACGGCAAGCATCATCAGGCGTACGTCACCAAGCTGAACGAGGCGCTGGAGAAGGCGCCTGACCTCGCGAACAAATCGCTCGACGAGCTGATGCAGAGCCTGGACAAGGCGCCCGAGGCGGTAAAGACCGCGATCCGCAACAACGGCGGCGGGCACTGGAACCACAGCTTCTTCTGGCAGCTCATGGCGCCGAATGCGGGCGGTAAGCCGGCCTCGCGCGAGCAATTCCACGGGCAGCAAAAACTGATGGACGCCATCAACTCTTCTTTCGGCGACTTCGCGAAGTTCAAGGAGCAGTTCGCGTCCGCGGGCGTCGGCCGGTTCGGCTCGGGCTGGGCCTGGCTGGTGCGCGACGGCGACAAGCTCGCGATCACCAGCACGCCCAACCAGGACAACCCGCTCATGGAAGGCAAGCGCGCGATCCTGGGCCTCGACGTGTGGGAGCACGCGTATTACCTGAAATACCAGAACCGCCGCCCCGACTACATCACCGCGTGGTGGAATGTGGTCA is a window of Gemmatimonadaceae bacterium DNA encoding:
- the nrfD gene encoding NrfD/PsrC family molybdoenzyme membrane anchor subunit; its protein translation is MAAAAKPVDEARDLEVLHRPNIASADVQLPAVRDYEQVDNEISATLSPTGAWYIGLFTAITFLLIGIAAWMYQIYSGLGVAGYNPPVMWGVYIITFVFWIGIGHAGTLISAILYLFRAGFRTTIYRCAEAMTVFAVMTAGLFPILHLGRPWKFFWLIPYPNWRYIWPNFKSPLVWDVFAILTYLTVSTTFLYIGLIPDIAVLRDREKNPVRRRIYAVLSLGWRNSDREWRHFARAYLFLAAFSTPLVLSVHSVVSFDFAMGLPPGWHTTIFAPYFVAGAIFSGLGMVFTIIIPVRKWFRLQHYVTLNHLDAAAKLALFTSLVVGCAYMVEWFIAWYSGLQVEQDYFWNRVFGQYWWASAILYTCNMVLPLSLFSQRLRRNTTWLFILSIFINIGMWFERFVIVVPSLAHEYNPWQWSGYRVTWVDMAILAGSFGWFSMWFLLFIKQFPVIAIAEVKEIVKPRLRKPHDHGIDTAGQHLAFERETPGEHE
- a CDS encoding molybdopterin-dependent oxidoreductase, with amino-acid sequence MSVKRRDFLKVLGAGTATATIGCGTGEVERLIPYLVSPDETVPGVSNYYATTCRECSAACGVLAETRDGRVIKVEGNPQHPLSRGAICARGQAAVQGLYNPDRFRGPMIRRNGTLERVTWEQALQLLAQKLGETRAGGRASSAVFINQHESGSFPGFLDAWLNAIGMPPHISFDAQSDFAAIAANRQTYGVSWPRYDFRAARMVISFGADFLDSWGPSVSQQLAWADARADVANAPRLIYVGPRRSLTGLNADEWIPCMPGKELFIVRMLAGGIPVAAAAAASGVPAEQLASLQQDFTALRPNLALAGGSGPGAMQLALAVNALNAGNVGSTVNVAEAVTAYDGMDSPAVVRAAVERMRAGTVPLLFVRGVNPVHAFGKAARVAEAIAKVPFKVSFSSVPDETTELCDLILPDNHSLESWGDAAPVRGTIGLQQPAMEPVFDTRATADVLLELSRRSPSTAAQTPEPGYRNWLISRFPGGARGLTEALPSGVTAGAIAGGTGAAAVTAVASPAIESTRGDMYLMLYQHPLLGDGRGANKPWLQEMPDPVTKICWQTVAEIHPRAAERLGVENGDLLTVQTAAGSLTLPALVYLGVREDTVAIAIGRGRDHSGRYARAGMNALDLLPAAAADSSGALAYVSTKAQVTKAGGHHELVTTEGSARQHGRGIARAVAAGSLGQAHAPAAADAHGADEGGHHEDGHVVPEMEGMASREFLPGLRAPVANDAQGDLGDPNSNDKGMYHPDHWSGMAKRRWAMTIDLARCTGCSACVTACYAENNIPTVGGDWQNAKVFPDRTGFGANIVRSREMAWIRLERYFEGGEDGGSDFETRFIPMLCQHCGNAPCEPVCPVYATYHAPDGLNVQVYNRCVGTRYCSNNCPYKVRYFNWFGYGEPNRSQYAFPEPLNWQLNPDVTVRGKGVMEKCTFCVQRIREAEHRASSEKRPLQADEFTVACAQACPSRAITFGDAADSSWAVTKLIDDERAYHVFEELNTYTAVVYLKKVNHPREGAATAAAGATTGAGAAPQAAH
- a CDS encoding cytochrome c3 family protein, translating into MPAFFALATLAAIVSAYSGASSRTGNSPTQPVRFPHPIHVQTLKMNCLYCHFAANKSPDPGMPAMSTCMGCHTVAGAAKPEIQKLAGYWTRQQPVPWVRIHKLPEYVKFPHMRHVGAGVSCQTCHGNVQNMAQVSQTQSLGMGWCVSCHIGKSNPPFRARYDCSTCHH
- a CDS encoding TrmJ/YjtD family RNA methyltransferase yields the protein MTGSALDAIRVVLYEPQDPVNIAAAVRAMKNMGLARLRLVRPVEYDPWRLEGIAHDTADILGAIEHFPTLEEAVADCVAVAGFSARRRAAKWRITTPKEAARELLERDGPVALLFGREDHGLPNEALDMCHVVVTIPTTGHASLNLAQAVLLAAYELHLRASDSTRELPPPRKQAPPPTAGHYELMFADAEKALEAIDFFKTRNHEHIMRSVRTLVFRAAPDARELDLLRAMAIEVLRALARAESQTNLHSDSL
- a CDS encoding lmo0937 family membrane protein, yielding MLWTIAVIIFILWLLGAFVMPVGGSLIHILLVIAIIVVLYRIITGRKPIP
- a CDS encoding D-Ala-D-Ala carboxypeptidase family metallohydrolase, whose translation is MPPRPSRWYHRAGLSTRSERAFNVLSSVFVLLIAMGWSWSIATARPTSANWGGDSTAVAPAASAMAASITEPNATSTAYLTDAVLNAFVPLRGESGRLRAQISAEGAPILRDTLPSGAIVTVAGTEAGSAPRAPRRAGIWSLAIKVGSAIKPMTDFRVITLKPASAAKGGRIGLYYIGNWPSARGGAAAKGNYAPPRGFIEVTLENRDTYVSEHFRLRDFLPKDQFNVWPKYLVLETKLLDKLELVLEELRKQGVDTRGVRVMSGFRTPQYNSGVGDTRGRASLSRHMYGDAADIYIDNDGNGSMDDLNRDGRVDIGDAQFIRSAAERVERAHPSLIGGIGVYRANAAHGPFTHIDTRGYRARW
- a CDS encoding VTT domain-containing protein; protein product: MDWFRELYHLLSDLPTLIKWGGYVGLTTIVFTETGLLVGFFLPGDSLLVTAGLLASQGFLNVYVMGALLTVAAIAGDSVGYSIGRAAGPRLFRREDSFFFNKKHLYRAHDFYLRHGGKTIVIARFVPILRTFAPVVAGAADMPYRRFIFFNIAGGIGWIWSMLMVGYVLGRYIPGIEKRIEWVIVAVIGLSLVPILVEYLKSRKKNVTSD
- a CDS encoding superoxide dismutase, coding for MPHSLPPLPYDFGALEPHIDAKTMEIHHGKHHQAYVTKLNEALEKAPDLANKSLDELMQSLDKAPEAVKTAIRNNGGGHWNHSFFWQLMAPNAGGKPASREQFHGQQKLMDAINSSFGDFAKFKEQFASAGVGRFGSGWAWLVRDGDKLAITSTPNQDNPLMEGKRAILGLDVWEHAYYLKYQNRRPDYITAWWNVVNWNAVAKNFGS